In Triticum aestivum cultivar Chinese Spring chromosome 5B, IWGSC CS RefSeq v2.1, whole genome shotgun sequence, the following proteins share a genomic window:
- the LOC123112696 gene encoding uncharacterized protein isoform X1 has translation MALGGCGNEADGARANHGGSSMGQRQQHGGRPLVWEGNGTANRSGSGDQDANGSGSQRPWKGLKDNNLYDPWNHAWPYYGGFDCTYCSLKHKGGGATRVAEHLGGIVGNVRSCPNVPRNVRDAMRECRDESRRKKRDKQNSRLRIERNIMEGLYKKGGVVNVPDDDEEEIQMNIREALRDPNVSRRIERRIGKGGVGDVHVSVGKRSISAYFDRQLSSNKVSMQPKISSALDPNSRDALGLAWSKFFHANDIAGRKADCPYFRAAVKITQQLGPIPIPTAKEIDGPYLEANYDEANSFLQKFKQDWKNFGVTLMCDSWTGPTGMSIINFMVYCNARMFFLNTIDASGQTQNSDFIYREIEKVVEEIGHEHIVQIVTDNGSNYKKACKTLIEEPKYSHIVWQPCAAHTVNLMLKDIAKFPEVDVIVKSAKTICRFMHKHNNLHDNMKKNIGGELIRPNATRFGTVFMFLESYHSKKDKFREWMVSKDWKECQWRYEPGYVFAEECLSSNVWWNALEWVLSSLRPLYTAMRYADTQKQCTLSGLLGRRPRTSTASTRKFDKSLLFGVSDSEMAREQRISRSFWMLGSLELMLQIS, from the exons ATGGCGCTCGGCGGCTGCGGCAACGAAGCTGATGGTGCACGAGCCAACCATGGAGGCAGTAGCATGGGGCAGCGACAACAGCATGGAGGGCGTCCTCTTGTTTGGGAAG GTAATGGAACTGCAAATAGGAGTGGCAGCGGCGACCAGGATGCAAATGGAAGTGGTTCCCAAAGACCTTGGAAAG GACTTAAAGACAATAACTTATATGATCCTTGGAACCATGCATGGCCGTATTATGGGGGTTTTGATTGCACGTACTGCAGCCTAAAGCACAAAGGTGGAGGTGCAACCCGTGTCGCGGAGCACCTTGGTGGTATTGTAGGTAATGTGAGGAGCTGTCCCAATGTGCCAAGAAATGTGAGAGATGCAATGAGAGAGTGCCGGGATGAATCAAGGAGGAAGAAAAGAGACAAACAAAATAGCAGGCTGAGAATTGAAAGAAATATTATGGAAGGGTTGTATAAAAAAGGAGGGGTGGTTAACGTaccagatgatgatgaagaagaaattCAGATGAATATTAGAGAAGCATTGCGTGACCCGAATGTCTCTCGCAGAATTGAAAGGAGAATTGGCAAGGGGGGTGTGGGTGATGTGCATGTTTCTGTTGGTAAAAGGAGTATCAGCGCCTATTTTGACAGGCAATTATCTAGCAACAAAGTATCTATGCAGCCCAAGATCAGTAGTGCTTTGGATCCTAATTCAAGAGATGCACTTGGTCTAGCTTGGTCCAAGTTTTTTCATGCCAATGATATTGCTGGACGTAAAGCTGATTGCCCATACTTTCGAGCTGCTGTGAAGATCACTCAACAATTAGGGCCTATTCCTATACCAACCGCGAAGGAGATTGATGGGCCATATTTGGAGGCCAACTATGATGAAGCTAATTCGTttcttcaaaaattcaaacaaGACTGGAAGAACTTTGGTGTGACTCTTATGTGCGATTCTTGGACTGGTCCTACAGGAATGAGCATCATAAACTTCATGGTGTATTGTAATGCACGAATGTTCTTCCTCAATACCATTGATGCATCCGGACAAACTCAGAATTCAG ACTTTATCTATAGAGAGATTGAAAAGGTTGTCGAAGAGATAGGGCATGAGCATATAGTTCAAATAGTAACCGATAATGGATCCAATTATAAGAAAGCTTGCAAAACCCTTATAGAAGAACCAAAATACTCTCATATTGTTTGGCAACCGTGTGCGGCCCATACCGTCAATCTTATGCTAAAAGATATAGCAAAATTTCCTGAGGTTGATGTGATAGTCAAGAGTGCCAAGACAATCTGTAGGTTCATGCATAAGCACAATAACCTCCATGATAACATGAAGAAGAACATAGGTGGTGAACTAATTAGACCAAATGCCACCCGTTTTGGGACTGTCTTCATGTTCCTTGAGAGTTACCATTCAAAGAAAGATAAATTTAGGGAGTGGATGGTTTCAAAGGATTGGAAGGAGTGTCAGTGGAGGTATGAGCCTGGGTATGTGTTTGCTGAAGAGTGTTTGTCTAGTAATGTTTGGTGGAACGCACTAGAGTGGGTATTGAGTTCATTGAGGCCACTTTATACGGCCATGAGGTATGCTGATACACAAAAACAATGCACACTTTCTGGCTTATTAGGAAGAAGACCAAGAACGTCAACAGCCTCTACTCGTAAATTTGATAAGTCTCTTCTTTTTGGTGTTTCTGATTCAG AAATGGCACGTGAGcaaaggatatcaagaagcttttGGATGTTGGGAAGCTTGGAGCTGATGCTTCAAATAAGCTGA
- the LOC123112696 gene encoding uncharacterized protein isoform X2, with protein sequence MALGGCGNEADGARANHGGSSMGQRQQHGGRPLVWEGNGTANRSGSGDQDANGSGSQRPWKGLKDNNLYDPWNHAWPYYGGFDCTYCSLKHKGGGATRVAEHLGGIVGNVRSCPNVPRNVRDAMRECRDESRRKKRDKQNSRLRIERNIMEGLYKKGGVVNVPDDDEEEIQMNIREALRDPNVSRRIERRIGKGGVGDVHVSVGKRSISAYFDRQLSSNKVSMQPKISSALDPNSRDALGLAWSKFFHANDIAGRKADCPYFRAAVKITQQLGPIPIPTAKEIDGPYLEANYDEANSFLQKFKQDWKNFGVTLMCDSWTGPTGMSIINFMVYCNARMFFLNTIDASGQTQNSDFIYREIEKVVEEIGHEHIVQIVTDNGSNYKKACKTLIEEPKYSHIVWQPCAAHTVNLMLKDIAKFPEVDVIVKSAKTICRFMHKHNNLHDNMKKNIGGELIRPNATRFGTVFMFLESYHSKKDKFREWMVSKDWKECQWRYEPGYVFAEECLSSNVWWNALEWVLSSLRPLYTAMRYADTQKQCTLSGLLGRRPRTSTASTRKFEMAREQRISRSFWMLGSLELMLQIS encoded by the exons ATGGCGCTCGGCGGCTGCGGCAACGAAGCTGATGGTGCACGAGCCAACCATGGAGGCAGTAGCATGGGGCAGCGACAACAGCATGGAGGGCGTCCTCTTGTTTGGGAAG GTAATGGAACTGCAAATAGGAGTGGCAGCGGCGACCAGGATGCAAATGGAAGTGGTTCCCAAAGACCTTGGAAAG GACTTAAAGACAATAACTTATATGATCCTTGGAACCATGCATGGCCGTATTATGGGGGTTTTGATTGCACGTACTGCAGCCTAAAGCACAAAGGTGGAGGTGCAACCCGTGTCGCGGAGCACCTTGGTGGTATTGTAGGTAATGTGAGGAGCTGTCCCAATGTGCCAAGAAATGTGAGAGATGCAATGAGAGAGTGCCGGGATGAATCAAGGAGGAAGAAAAGAGACAAACAAAATAGCAGGCTGAGAATTGAAAGAAATATTATGGAAGGGTTGTATAAAAAAGGAGGGGTGGTTAACGTaccagatgatgatgaagaagaaattCAGATGAATATTAGAGAAGCATTGCGTGACCCGAATGTCTCTCGCAGAATTGAAAGGAGAATTGGCAAGGGGGGTGTGGGTGATGTGCATGTTTCTGTTGGTAAAAGGAGTATCAGCGCCTATTTTGACAGGCAATTATCTAGCAACAAAGTATCTATGCAGCCCAAGATCAGTAGTGCTTTGGATCCTAATTCAAGAGATGCACTTGGTCTAGCTTGGTCCAAGTTTTTTCATGCCAATGATATTGCTGGACGTAAAGCTGATTGCCCATACTTTCGAGCTGCTGTGAAGATCACTCAACAATTAGGGCCTATTCCTATACCAACCGCGAAGGAGATTGATGGGCCATATTTGGAGGCCAACTATGATGAAGCTAATTCGTttcttcaaaaattcaaacaaGACTGGAAGAACTTTGGTGTGACTCTTATGTGCGATTCTTGGACTGGTCCTACAGGAATGAGCATCATAAACTTCATGGTGTATTGTAATGCACGAATGTTCTTCCTCAATACCATTGATGCATCCGGACAAACTCAGAATTCAG ACTTTATCTATAGAGAGATTGAAAAGGTTGTCGAAGAGATAGGGCATGAGCATATAGTTCAAATAGTAACCGATAATGGATCCAATTATAAGAAAGCTTGCAAAACCCTTATAGAAGAACCAAAATACTCTCATATTGTTTGGCAACCGTGTGCGGCCCATACCGTCAATCTTATGCTAAAAGATATAGCAAAATTTCCTGAGGTTGATGTGATAGTCAAGAGTGCCAAGACAATCTGTAGGTTCATGCATAAGCACAATAACCTCCATGATAACATGAAGAAGAACATAGGTGGTGAACTAATTAGACCAAATGCCACCCGTTTTGGGACTGTCTTCATGTTCCTTGAGAGTTACCATTCAAAGAAAGATAAATTTAGGGAGTGGATGGTTTCAAAGGATTGGAAGGAGTGTCAGTGGAGGTATGAGCCTGGGTATGTGTTTGCTGAAGAGTGTTTGTCTAGTAATGTTTGGTGGAACGCACTAGAGTGGGTATTGAGTTCATTGAGGCCACTTTATACGGCCATGAGGTATGCTGATACACAAAAACAATGCACACTTTCTGGCTTATTAGGAAGAAGACCAAGAACGTCAACAGCCTCTACTCGTAAATTTG AAATGGCACGTGAGcaaaggatatcaagaagcttttGGATGTTGGGAAGCTTGGAGCTGATGCTTCAAATAAGCTGA
- the LOC123112696 gene encoding uncharacterized protein isoform X4: protein MALGGCGNEADGARANHGGSSMGQRQQHGGRPLVWEGNGTANRSGSGDQDANGSGSQRPWKGLKDNNLYDPWNHAWPYYGGFDCTYCSLKHKGGGATRVAEHLGGIVGNVRSCPNVPRNVRDAMRECRDESRRKKRDKQNSRLRIERNIMEGLYKKGGVVNVPDDDEEEIQMNIREALRDPNVSRRIERRIGKGGVGDVHVSVGKRSISAYFDRQLSSNKVSMQPKISSALDPNSRDALGLAWSKFFHANDIAGRKADCPYFRAAVKITQQLGPIPIPTAKEIDGPYLEANYDEANSFLQKFKQDWKNFGVTLMCDSWTGPTGMSIINFMVYCNARMFFLNTIDASGQTQNSGMYICYYNIVLEYLDLSYSCFMFSMPCSH, encoded by the exons ATGGCGCTCGGCGGCTGCGGCAACGAAGCTGATGGTGCACGAGCCAACCATGGAGGCAGTAGCATGGGGCAGCGACAACAGCATGGAGGGCGTCCTCTTGTTTGGGAAG GTAATGGAACTGCAAATAGGAGTGGCAGCGGCGACCAGGATGCAAATGGAAGTGGTTCCCAAAGACCTTGGAAAG GACTTAAAGACAATAACTTATATGATCCTTGGAACCATGCATGGCCGTATTATGGGGGTTTTGATTGCACGTACTGCAGCCTAAAGCACAAAGGTGGAGGTGCAACCCGTGTCGCGGAGCACCTTGGTGGTATTGTAGGTAATGTGAGGAGCTGTCCCAATGTGCCAAGAAATGTGAGAGATGCAATGAGAGAGTGCCGGGATGAATCAAGGAGGAAGAAAAGAGACAAACAAAATAGCAGGCTGAGAATTGAAAGAAATATTATGGAAGGGTTGTATAAAAAAGGAGGGGTGGTTAACGTaccagatgatgatgaagaagaaattCAGATGAATATTAGAGAAGCATTGCGTGACCCGAATGTCTCTCGCAGAATTGAAAGGAGAATTGGCAAGGGGGGTGTGGGTGATGTGCATGTTTCTGTTGGTAAAAGGAGTATCAGCGCCTATTTTGACAGGCAATTATCTAGCAACAAAGTATCTATGCAGCCCAAGATCAGTAGTGCTTTGGATCCTAATTCAAGAGATGCACTTGGTCTAGCTTGGTCCAAGTTTTTTCATGCCAATGATATTGCTGGACGTAAAGCTGATTGCCCATACTTTCGAGCTGCTGTGAAGATCACTCAACAATTAGGGCCTATTCCTATACCAACCGCGAAGGAGATTGATGGGCCATATTTGGAGGCCAACTATGATGAAGCTAATTCGTttcttcaaaaattcaaacaaGACTGGAAGAACTTTGGTGTGACTCTTATGTGCGATTCTTGGACTGGTCCTACAGGAATGAGCATCATAAACTTCATGGTGTATTGTAATGCACGAATGTTCTTCCTCAATACCATTGATGCATCCGGACAAACTCAGAATTCAG GTATGTACATATGTTATTACAATATTGTTCTTGAATACTTGGATCTGTCCTATAGTTGTTTTATGTTCTCAATGCCTTGTTCTCATTAG
- the LOC123112696 gene encoding uncharacterized protein isoform X3: protein MALGGCGNEADGARANHGGRPLVWEGNGTANRSGSGDQDANGSGSQRPWKGLKDNNLYDPWNHAWPYYGGFDCTYCSLKHKGGGATRVAEHLGGIVGNVRSCPNVPRNVRDAMRECRDESRRKKRDKQNSRLRIERNIMEGLYKKGGVVNVPDDDEEEIQMNIREALRDPNVSRRIERRIGKGGVGDVHVSVGKRSISAYFDRQLSSNKVSMQPKISSALDPNSRDALGLAWSKFFHANDIAGRKADCPYFRAAVKITQQLGPIPIPTAKEIDGPYLEANYDEANSFLQKFKQDWKNFGVTLMCDSWTGPTGMSIINFMVYCNARMFFLNTIDASGQTQNSDFIYREIEKVVEEIGHEHIVQIVTDNGSNYKKACKTLIEEPKYSHIVWQPCAAHTVNLMLKDIAKFPEVDVIVKSAKTICRFMHKHNNLHDNMKKNIGGELIRPNATRFGTVFMFLESYHSKKDKFREWMVSKDWKECQWRYEPGYVFAEECLSSNVWWNALEWVLSSLRPLYTAMRYADTQKQCTLSGLLGRRPRTSTASTRKFDKSLLFGVSDSEMAREQRISRSFWMLGSLELMLQIS from the exons ATGGCGCTCGGCGGCTGCGGCAACGAAGCTGATGGTGCACGAGCCAACCATGGAG GGCGTCCTCTTGTTTGGGAAG GTAATGGAACTGCAAATAGGAGTGGCAGCGGCGACCAGGATGCAAATGGAAGTGGTTCCCAAAGACCTTGGAAAG GACTTAAAGACAATAACTTATATGATCCTTGGAACCATGCATGGCCGTATTATGGGGGTTTTGATTGCACGTACTGCAGCCTAAAGCACAAAGGTGGAGGTGCAACCCGTGTCGCGGAGCACCTTGGTGGTATTGTAGGTAATGTGAGGAGCTGTCCCAATGTGCCAAGAAATGTGAGAGATGCAATGAGAGAGTGCCGGGATGAATCAAGGAGGAAGAAAAGAGACAAACAAAATAGCAGGCTGAGAATTGAAAGAAATATTATGGAAGGGTTGTATAAAAAAGGAGGGGTGGTTAACGTaccagatgatgatgaagaagaaattCAGATGAATATTAGAGAAGCATTGCGTGACCCGAATGTCTCTCGCAGAATTGAAAGGAGAATTGGCAAGGGGGGTGTGGGTGATGTGCATGTTTCTGTTGGTAAAAGGAGTATCAGCGCCTATTTTGACAGGCAATTATCTAGCAACAAAGTATCTATGCAGCCCAAGATCAGTAGTGCTTTGGATCCTAATTCAAGAGATGCACTTGGTCTAGCTTGGTCCAAGTTTTTTCATGCCAATGATATTGCTGGACGTAAAGCTGATTGCCCATACTTTCGAGCTGCTGTGAAGATCACTCAACAATTAGGGCCTATTCCTATACCAACCGCGAAGGAGATTGATGGGCCATATTTGGAGGCCAACTATGATGAAGCTAATTCGTttcttcaaaaattcaaacaaGACTGGAAGAACTTTGGTGTGACTCTTATGTGCGATTCTTGGACTGGTCCTACAGGAATGAGCATCATAAACTTCATGGTGTATTGTAATGCACGAATGTTCTTCCTCAATACCATTGATGCATCCGGACAAACTCAGAATTCAG ACTTTATCTATAGAGAGATTGAAAAGGTTGTCGAAGAGATAGGGCATGAGCATATAGTTCAAATAGTAACCGATAATGGATCCAATTATAAGAAAGCTTGCAAAACCCTTATAGAAGAACCAAAATACTCTCATATTGTTTGGCAACCGTGTGCGGCCCATACCGTCAATCTTATGCTAAAAGATATAGCAAAATTTCCTGAGGTTGATGTGATAGTCAAGAGTGCCAAGACAATCTGTAGGTTCATGCATAAGCACAATAACCTCCATGATAACATGAAGAAGAACATAGGTGGTGAACTAATTAGACCAAATGCCACCCGTTTTGGGACTGTCTTCATGTTCCTTGAGAGTTACCATTCAAAGAAAGATAAATTTAGGGAGTGGATGGTTTCAAAGGATTGGAAGGAGTGTCAGTGGAGGTATGAGCCTGGGTATGTGTTTGCTGAAGAGTGTTTGTCTAGTAATGTTTGGTGGAACGCACTAGAGTGGGTATTGAGTTCATTGAGGCCACTTTATACGGCCATGAGGTATGCTGATACACAAAAACAATGCACACTTTCTGGCTTATTAGGAAGAAGACCAAGAACGTCAACAGCCTCTACTCGTAAATTTGATAAGTCTCTTCTTTTTGGTGTTTCTGATTCAG AAATGGCACGTGAGcaaaggatatcaagaagcttttGGATGTTGGGAAGCTTGGAGCTGATGCTTCAAATAAGCTGA
- the LOC123112696 gene encoding uncharacterized protein isoform X5, producing MALGGCGNEADGARANHGGSSMGQRQQHGGRPLVWEGNGTANRSGSGDQDANGSGSQRPWKGLKDNNLYDPWNHAWPYYGGFDCTYCSLKHKGGGATRVAEHLGGIVGNVRSCPNVPRNVRDAMRECRDESRRKKRDKQNSRLRIERNIMEGLYKKGGVVNVPDDDEEEIQMNIREALRDPNVSRRIERRIGKGGVGDVHVSVGKRSISAYFDRQLSSNKVSMQPKISSALDPNSRDALGLAWSKFFHANDIAGRKADCPYFRAAVKITQQLGPIPIPTAKEIDGPYLEANYDEANSFLQKFKQDWKNFGVTLMCDSWTGPTGMSIINFMVYCNARMFFLNTIDASGQTQNSEMAREQRISRSFWMLGSLELMLQIS from the exons ATGGCGCTCGGCGGCTGCGGCAACGAAGCTGATGGTGCACGAGCCAACCATGGAGGCAGTAGCATGGGGCAGCGACAACAGCATGGAGGGCGTCCTCTTGTTTGGGAAG GTAATGGAACTGCAAATAGGAGTGGCAGCGGCGACCAGGATGCAAATGGAAGTGGTTCCCAAAGACCTTGGAAAG GACTTAAAGACAATAACTTATATGATCCTTGGAACCATGCATGGCCGTATTATGGGGGTTTTGATTGCACGTACTGCAGCCTAAAGCACAAAGGTGGAGGTGCAACCCGTGTCGCGGAGCACCTTGGTGGTATTGTAGGTAATGTGAGGAGCTGTCCCAATGTGCCAAGAAATGTGAGAGATGCAATGAGAGAGTGCCGGGATGAATCAAGGAGGAAGAAAAGAGACAAACAAAATAGCAGGCTGAGAATTGAAAGAAATATTATGGAAGGGTTGTATAAAAAAGGAGGGGTGGTTAACGTaccagatgatgatgaagaagaaattCAGATGAATATTAGAGAAGCATTGCGTGACCCGAATGTCTCTCGCAGAATTGAAAGGAGAATTGGCAAGGGGGGTGTGGGTGATGTGCATGTTTCTGTTGGTAAAAGGAGTATCAGCGCCTATTTTGACAGGCAATTATCTAGCAACAAAGTATCTATGCAGCCCAAGATCAGTAGTGCTTTGGATCCTAATTCAAGAGATGCACTTGGTCTAGCTTGGTCCAAGTTTTTTCATGCCAATGATATTGCTGGACGTAAAGCTGATTGCCCATACTTTCGAGCTGCTGTGAAGATCACTCAACAATTAGGGCCTATTCCTATACCAACCGCGAAGGAGATTGATGGGCCATATTTGGAGGCCAACTATGATGAAGCTAATTCGTttcttcaaaaattcaaacaaGACTGGAAGAACTTTGGTGTGACTCTTATGTGCGATTCTTGGACTGGTCCTACAGGAATGAGCATCATAAACTTCATGGTGTATTGTAATGCACGAATGTTCTTCCTCAATACCATTGATGCATCCGGACAAACTCAGAATTCAG AAATGGCACGTGAGcaaaggatatcaagaagcttttGGATGTTGGGAAGCTTGGAGCTGATGCTTCAAATAAGCTGA